Within Fusarium fujikuroi IMI 58289 draft genome, chromosome FFUJ_chr08, the genomic segment ACTTTTAGAGGGTTGGTCAAAACTTACGTAACGCCTCCTACCAAGACTGCGGCAACCATGGCTTGGGGGGCATCCTTGGATGGTCGAGGCATTTCTTCAGTCATATGTGCCACAGCATCCCAACTTCAGCATGTCAGCTATGCCTGGTAGGAGTCAGTGCACTACTTACCCAATGAAGCTCAGAGCTGACTGTAACAGTCCAAGCATCCAAGCCGTGCCATCACTCCATCCAGTGGTATTGGAGAAGTTGGTGAAGACGAACTCTGCGTCAGTCTTTGGAGAGGTAGCTAGAAGGACGATactgatgacgacgacgctGAGCAAAGACCAGTACACTAAGAAAGGTCAATTTAAATGGAGGCACATCTGTAGCTCGACTTACAAGCGCCTTCGTTCCATCGGTTCAGGATGGGATAGccaaagatgttgaggaacaCGCCAACGATGGACACGGCGACGAACATCAAATACGTACTCCACTGGGTAATTTCGTAGCTACCTCCAGAGCCAACGACAGCAGCCGCAGCGAGGAATCGAGCTATAGTATGTAAGCAATTGTTTTGTCGGTGAtgttagttatatacctcCGAAGTAGGCCGCAGTTGTGTTGAGAGTCAACCAGCCAGCAATATTTGTCCATCCGACGAGGAAGCTCTGTTAGAATTAGCGGTATGCATAGAAGGCGGTCTTCATAAATCTTACATTGATACTCTTCCATTTCTTGGATGAAAGGGCAAAGGAATAGTGATACTGTCCTCCAGCTGTAGGATATAGAGAGGCCAGTTCTCCAACACTTGCAGCCAAGCAAATATTGCAAAGAACGCAGAAAATAAAACCATAGACGAAACTAACAGAGCCACCAGACGGCATTACTAGACCTATTGATCCAGCAAGAGAAATCCATGTACTGCATTCAATTAGTCTGCGACTTTCATGTGACGCGACGGCACCGTTCTCCTtacttgagaatggcaaaaGCCATGCCAATCATGGTGATCTTTGAGAACCTCTTCTGGAGGTGACCCTCCTGGGCCGGTGCACCGCTCGCCATACTTGCTGCTGTCAATTGCGGTAGAGTACAGACGAAAGGGAACAGAGACGAGGTTTAAGCTTTTACCCCAGACCAGACCTGATATAAAAAGCTGGACGTTGGTCTTATCGCGCGCGTTGGTCGCTAACTTACTCGCGACGGGCGCCCAATCAGCGGGTAATGAGCCTCCGCCTCCGCGTTGCGGGGGAAATTGATCAAATGATGGGCTAGACCAGAAGCGGTAAATAATAGCTTAGGAAAACTGGCATGAGGCGTATTTTTAGGTTCCATTGTCCCGTATTTCTCGGCAGATAAGGCTGCGAGATAAAGGGACACCCCTGTTCTAGAATCGGATCATGGGTTTAAAGGGGGGTCGAAAAGGAGAGGATGAGGTGATGATAGGAGAAGTAATTCTAATTGATATTGATAAGATGGAGATTGGTATTCCTAAGGATAGTGTTCAGGATATTGCTTTCTTGCAAGAATAACATACCCTTATTGTTAAGTCTCTGATTGGTTCGTTCTATAAAGTGCAGGGTAGGCGAAAACATACTCATCAGTCAGCTCTAACATTGGGTGAAGTGATTAACCCGCCGTGGTCTTGTGCTCTgcaattatattatagttgAACATACCTAGGCTTACTGTTATATACTTGTAACAGGCTTACTTAGGTAGACCCATTTTGTTCTACCCTAAAGTCCTTGTCTTGTCATCTAGCATGCCTCTCTACCAACTTGCAACTGTTCTCAAATTGCGTACAACACTTTAAGCTATGTTAAAATTCTTCATGACTGAGAGTAGATGACCACTCGCAATTCGTATTATTTATGTCTTGATAGAGGTAGGAGTATCTAAGCAATGATTTATAATTATTGCAAGGCTGGTGCTGGGTAAATGATTTAAACCAATCCTCGTAAACTTGCAACAAAGCAGACACGAAGCCTTTTCAAGTTTCGAATGACATTCCGAGAAAAGGCGTAACTTCAAGCACTCCGGATCATAAGTAGAAGGACTCACTCCTTCTTACCAGAGGTTTTCTTAGACGCCTCGATCCTTTCCTCAATCTTAGAAATCTTCACAGTCAGTAAAGGACTTGCGTATTAGACTACGTAGACATACCACACTTTTCGAAGGAGACGAGTTGGCCTCTTGCGTCCATGCACCAGCATGGGCAACCATGATATCCTGGGCTTTTTTATGGTTGTGCTTGATGGGATCTAGAGCCATTTTGAAAGAAAAGGCGTAATCGAAGATGTGTATTTGATAAGAAACTCGTAGTCTTAATGGCTCAAGTAGTAGAAGATAATTTCTAGAGTTCTATTCAGGCTTGTCTTAAGAATGGGCATCTTATATAGTGAACAATTGAAACTAGTATGTCATGAAGCCACTCTTTAGATTATAGGCCTCTCTCTCACCTACGCTTGGTTACGAAACCACAATGCAGCCCTAACGCTGCTCATACACCTGTCATGATCTTTGGTATTGCCAATTCTGGAAAGAACAAACTTTGGCCATCAGGCGGCAAAGAGATCTATTGATGGTTGATAGGTTGTCCCCAAACTAGGCTGCCTCATCACAGTCTCTGTCTTACTCAAGCACCAGCTCATATGATATTGGGTAGGATCCAGATCCGGAAATTCCAAGCTTCAGTTCCTGGAAAATGAGACGAAATGTGATAGAGGCGCAGGAGCTCGTCCTGCTGATCGACCCGAGTAATCAGATTACGAGGTGTTTCCCCTGAATACCTGGGGCTTGTTtacagaaaaaaaaaaaaggccgTCAAAAAGGCGACAACGCTTCATTGGAATTACCTGATACGGCATGGTGTGCGGTTTGCCACTTTGGCCAACTGTCACTGAGCTGAGATGAACCGCTGAAGACGTTTCCAAGCCACATTCATCAACATTGTCAACGGCCAAGCAGAAACTCGAGACAAAAGTTTGGAGTTACCATATTTGGCTTAGTTCAATTCGGGGGGTTTGAAAGCACAACAATGCCATGGCCTCGTGTCCAATTAATGGCCAAAGACAAGGGTCACTCCAATCTTAGACTACATGCCACTAGCGGGAAATGACgtgttgattgattgctTTTTGTTGAGGCAAGAGGATAGTATCTGGAATGGACGACTGTAAGCTTAATTTACCCTTGGGTAGTACTTCATATTCAGATGTGTAGTGTAACTCTAACCTTTTGCCCATCAAGAGCCAGTCTCTGCGGGTACCCGTTGCAAGACTTATAGCTTGTTTCCCTAGTCATACAATAATGATTCCACGAGAGCTATCCTTTATCCACAGCCGTCCTCCCCGAGCTGCTGGGCTGTCAGACAACGCAGTGGACGAGCACAAAGATCTAATTGGCGATCTATACTTGACCCAGAATTATACTCGAGACCAGGTTATCGACTACCTACAAGTAAATTTGAGTTTCACCATATCGTGAGTATGTCGTTCTCCATATAATTTCTCTTCTGACGTTGTTGTCTGTAGCCGAGATCAATTCTCAAAAGCAACGAGACGCTGGGGTTTTCACAAGCAGCCTCGAGGGGGTCTCTCTGTTCAATCTACGCCGAATGAGACGACCAGTCAAAGCACGCCTAGCGAAATTACCAGTAACGATGTATCGTGCTCGACCACCGTGGATCACTCTATGGATCAAGGTCTCATATTTATAAATGAGTCAAGCAAACGCCCCCGAAGCGGCACAAGCTCCACCAGTCGCAGGAGTGATATCACAGCCCACGGCCCATCCtcacctcttcctcgtcgtccAGTGAAGCGACCGAAACCCAGAAGCGAGTCAGGCGACTACACTGCAGAAACCTCATCTGACACACCAATCAATCTCTCTACTGATTCAGATTTCGTTTTTACCCCATTGACTGCACAATCGAGTCCACGCTGTCAGTACACGTACGATGACAAGCTGTCGGCAGAATACCTTTCTTGTTGCTATCGCTACACCAAAGCTTTCGGCTACTACCTCAAGATCTCGATTCCTTTTCAATACAAAACGCCTTCGGCCAAACAGCGACGCGCCAGGATGCTCGATATGGCAAGGACTGCCAAGAAACAAAGATCTTGTGAGATCGTAagggtgatgatggagtCTGAGCTCAAGAGGAGCAAGGACCCTCTGATTGGAGAAGAACATAACCCTTACCCTTCCGATGGCGTTGAGATGAGTCCCATGCGGTCCTTCCTATTCCACCGCCATCTCGCGCAGATTTATGCGCATAGTGGAGATACCAGTCTTGAACAGAAACATCTTGACAAAGCCAGAAACTTCACAAAGGCTTTCGACACACTTGGCCCAGAATCGATAGACCTTTGGACATTGCTCAATTTTCAAGAACGGAAACATCATGTTATTCCAGAGGGTCTGCTGAACTCACTCGAATGGGACAACAAATTGTTCGCATCGGATATCGAGCGTTGCCTTACACATTGTTGGCGCACGCTGAGAGATACTCAATGTCCAAAGCCCTTCCCAGGCTATGACAGAGAGAGGCTTGAAGGAATGAACCCGACCAAGATGAGTGATTTTGCTCTTCAAAAGAGGCCAATGTATCTTTGGAGGAAATCGAGTTTCCTATTTACCCACTTTTGGAAACACATCCAACTGGAACGTGAATCTCCTCTTCCCTGGGGCCAAAGCCTTCCTACGATTTCCGCGACACACTTTTTGATGATTATGAGTAGGATCATCGTTCAAAGGTCGCTTCTTGTCTCTGAAACCAACAATGGTTCACTCGGACTTCAGCCCTCAGACGTGTCACTCTATTGTGAGATTATACCAGCGCTTCTTTATGATAACTCATTCACACCAGGACATGCCAAAAGGGAGTTTGCCACCCAATTTGTTGAGCATTACTCATGGTGTCCACCATCTGCTCGCAAAAGTGTCCTCGCTAGAGAAGTTCAGGCACATCAGATGGAAGCACTCGAATCAGTCTTGGCCACTAGACGCAGCCGTCCATCAACTCCTACTTCTACTACATCAAAGGAGATGACAGCTCTGAAAGAAATTCCCAGAAAAGCTCGGCGTGCATCGACTGATAACGAGTTTCTGGACTGGCTGATACAGCAGCACGAGCAGCTAGCCTCTACTGACCAGAGAGATACCATCATGCGTGTCGGAGAGGCCCTTTATCCCCCGTCTTTCGGGTCTTCTAGTATCTCTTCTTATCTAAGAACATCTCTATCTGCCCATCATATATACCTGAACGAGTTGAATGGAAACCCTACTCTGGCAAGATCCTTGGCGTCTCGGTCTTCACGGTCTTCTCAAGTGTCAGGCTCAAGCTCACTTCAACGGTTCAAAGCAGCAGCGCTGAACAGAAAAGACCAAACAGTTTCAGCTCTGGGGCCTGGAATTCATGATCTCCTCCGGCTTTTGGAGGATGGGGAGCTATCATGGGAAGATTGCCCGTGGGATGATTATTTCCAGTCGTTGGAGCGTCTCGAGCCCAGAAGGGACTTGAAAGTTGCCATGCCAACTCTAGTAGAGGAGGGATCGGTTAcaccagaggaggaagagggaaagTCAACGATAAGGTGGAGGATAGGAAGATTGCTCAAAGGTAAAGGCAAAGCAGATGTAATTGGCTTGGAATAGTTTTCAATGGCTTCAGCAAATGATTACTCATCAGTTAGAGTAGAGCCCTGATAAAACACATAGAAGGAGCAAAGAACAAACTTCAAGAGCGACATATTCTAGTTTTTGAAGCCCGGGAAACAAGCATTCTCTAATCTCTATAAAGCAAACTCTCACAGTCACTCGCCATTTAAAAAACCATGATATGACATTTGTCGCTAGTTATGCGTAATTAATAAGGGAAGGATATTGGaaatagaaaagaaaaatCATCGACTCGGCGAAGAGTCCGTCTTGGTAACTTCGACTGTCGTTATCATAGTCTTTGTGATACCACTTTGAAACTGGCCCCTGTATCCTGCATTGCCAGCACTCTCATCACTTGACCTACCCTCAATCTCTGTCTGCACTGTCGTCCTATTCATCACTCCAGAGGGACTCGCTATCCTATCTCGAAGCTCATACTCCTGTTGACCAATATTGATGGCCTTTTGACTGCttgtctcatcatcacccctTTTACCACTGGACAAGACGTGCCAGTTTTTGCCACTGCGCATGGTACCGCTTCGTAGAGTACCGCGACCATAATTTGTATTGCCTGTTGTTGGCGTCTTCTTGGAATTCTTGCCATAGGTGCTGCCAAGGAATCTTCGGAACAACGGCCGCAGACATGGTAGACTGCCTGCGATGATACCGACGTTGAGCTCAACGCTGGTCCAGATTGTGATATTGCGAGAGTCCCATAGCCAGTCACCAAGCTTGCCGTAATTGGTGACGTATCCAAGCTTGGTAAAGGCAGCTGCACAGGCAAAGACACCGAGACTGAGAATTCCAATAAGAGTTACTCGTGTGCGGAAGTGCACGTTGAGTTTCCAAAGCATGGGTGTTGGAATGATAATAGCGAAGAGGAGATCAGTCAAGATATTGAACGCGGAGTTCGTGTACGACAGTGATTGTAATGTCTTTTGTGACCAGCATTTCGATGGAACGGTTGGATCCCAGAGGACACGGATGTCTGTACATTGAAAGATGACAGTCTACAGCAGAGAGTATTAGTTATTGAACCAAAGGTCGTCGAAGATGCACGACTTACAAAGAAACATCCAATCGTGTAGATAGACATAAAGATCATGATAGACAGGATCAACCATTTGTAGAACTTGGTAGACGCAATTCGAAGCAGGGCACACCCGACGGACAATTTGACTACGCAAATTGCTATCAAGAAAATGGGCTGACTTATGAAGTTCAACTTCATTCCTGTCATGTAGACATCTGGGTCAACATCGCCAATGTGCTTTCCACCACCATAAGCAAGCTGTGCAAAGATTACGCCTTGGCCTGCCCAGGAGAGTGCGATGGTGAATATCATGAAGGCATCCTAAGTGTAGGCGATTAGACGAATTCAGGGACCGGAAGAGTGAAGGAAGGGAGAAATAAACGAGACTAGGTGTTGGCGCAACTTACATCCCAGCCCAGGTTGCGAATCATAAACAAGCGCACGTAAACGCGAGCCAAAACAACACTAGTCGCCAAGGTGATCACCAGAACCGTAGAAGCAAGAATATCGACCGCTCCATTCTCGTCGGGATTAGAAGGGAGCTTAACCTGAGGATCCATGATGGCCGAGGGAAGGATGTACAAAGACCCAAGAACTTGGGACGATGGAGAAGGGGCAGGataataagaaaagaaacacACATGAGAGAGGGGGCAACCAGGGGGTTTGTCTCTCGATCCTTTACGTCGAGTGCACCACGTTTTCTACAGGGTGTTTAACGAGCTAGAACACAAAATTTCCACCGACCAGGAGATCAAGTCAAAGAGTATGCATATTGCCTCGGCTGCGAGTCCACTAGAGGCCATCTGCCATTGCTTTGGCGCAGCTGGACTAGCAAGTCTAATCAAAGATTCTACAAATATTCTTGCTCTAAAGAAGACCCTTGCATTGCCACTGTGACTACGGCGTTCAGGTGTATCATACGAGTTCCCTAACGGGGAGTCTGACCCTGGCCGGAGGTGATTGGCCTTACCAGGATTGGATTGATACATCTGCAGGTCCTCTGGATAAAGGACTTATGAAACGCTCAGGTCTCGCTCTTGTTCTGCTTTCAGGTTATAGCCGAGGCTAATAGAGAAGGTCGAGTAATATCCGTAGCGACCAATGCGGTGCAGGTCTTGGCGGCCCACCTGACGAGGTGAGCGAGGATAATTATCTCGACCTGAGGATGGATATATTATATGTGTGATATGAATCTCTACTGCATGATCTTGCCTATTTGATCATGTACTCGGATGCAACTCCGCGATCGAAAATGGGTGGGTTATCATTGTTCTCCAAGTGAAACATCTGGGTGACATCGAGTGATTCGCGAGGGAGATCGACATAACGATCAGCAACAATATTTTACTAGTCTAGTCGCCGGAGAAAAGCACAGTAGTCAAAGCACGAATCTTTGGTCCCGTCACTAACGGGAATGTCAATGTTCGTGTCCGAGATGTTATGGATCCCAAAACTCCACTCATCTTAGCACGGAACTGTTCCGGATCATCAACCCTAGTTCTTCCCAGCGTCACAGCGTCAA encodes:
- a CDS encoding related to HNM1-Choline permease; this translates as MASGAPAQEGHLQKRFSKITMIGMAFAILNTWISLAGSIGLVMPSGGSVSFVYGFIFCVLCNICLAASVGELASLYPTAGGQYHYSFALSSKKWKSINSFLVGWTNIAGWLTLNTTAAYFGARFLAAAAVVGSGGSYEITQWSTYLMFVAVSIVGVFLNIFGYPILNRWNEGALYWSLLSVVVISIVLLATSPKTDAEFVFTNFSNTTGWSDGTAWMLGLLQSALSFIGWDAVAHMTEEMPRPSKDAPQAMVAAVLVGGVTGIFFIIVMLFCFVDLDLLLASPTQSPLTEMILQATNSRAAATVLTVAVALCFVNGANGCVTSGSRLIWAMARDGGTPFSRYLSHLHPKLNVPVRAIVVQAIFNLLFGLLYLGPEVAFNAYIASCTLFLNLSYAAPVLILLIRGRHMVLSQPPEFSLGRVKGYIANYTAVIFVAVTSIFFCFPPAIPVNVSTMNYVIAVLGIFVVFVAALWLGKRKSYEGPKLECILGEELPVTDTVSQRGPKEISSSSTSKHDE
- a CDS encoding related to integral membrane protein, which encodes MDPQVKLPSNPDENGAVDILASTVLVITLATSVVLARVYVRLFMIRNLGWDDAFMIFTIALSWAGQGVIFAQLAYGGGKHIGDVDPDVYMTGMKLNFISQPIFLIAICVVKLSVGCALLRIASTKFYKWLILSIMIFMSIYTIGCFFTVIFQCTDIRVLWDPTVPSKCWSQKTLQSLSYTNSAFNILTDLLFAIIIPTPMLWKLNVHFRTRVTLIGILSLGVFACAAAFTKLGYVTNYGKLGDWLWDSRNITIWTSVELNVGIIAGSLPCLRPLFRRFLGSTYGKNSKKTPTTGNTNYGRGTLRSGTMRSGKNWHVLSSGKRGDDETSSQKAINIGQQEYELRDRIASPSGVMNRTTVQTEIEGRSSDESAGNAGYRGQFQSGITKTMITTVEVTKTDSSPSR